In the Kribbella sp. NBC_00482 genome, one interval contains:
- a CDS encoding DUF1905 domain-containing protein: MTGYRFTAPLWPYPGEGSWYFVTVPEDISDEITDLTEGRRRGFGSVRVTVTVGTTTWQTSVFPSKTGTYMLPIKKLVRTAEDLAEGGPVEALLELVDF; this comes from the coding sequence GTGACCGGGTACCGGTTCACGGCGCCGCTGTGGCCGTACCCGGGTGAGGGCAGTTGGTACTTCGTCACGGTGCCGGAGGACATCAGCGACGAGATCACGGACCTGACCGAGGGCCGCCGCAGGGGCTTCGGATCGGTACGGGTCACGGTGACCGTCGGCACCACGACCTGGCAGACGTCCGTCTTCCCGTCCAAGACCGGCACGTACATGCTCCCGATCAAGAAACTGGTCCGGACCGCCGAGGATCTCGCTGAGGGCGGTCCCGTCGAGGCGTTGCTGGAACTCGTCGACTTCTGA
- a CDS encoding TetR/AcrR family transcriptional regulator yields MQHATSSRDTKAEIHRAAVDLFSSQGYDKTSLREIAEQVGITKASLYYHYSSKQELLRAIVGTFLDELFEVLRLTETMEWSSENEQQALGAYVDVVIAHRATGPTLLRDIAAVLAAFGDDLDELIGRSRRFQLWLAGPDPTAADRLRAAAAVETVGAAMSAGLDLSVSDAEIRAVLLDAATAVLARRGTPVSE; encoded by the coding sequence GTGCAGCACGCGACCAGTTCCCGGGACACCAAGGCGGAGATCCATCGCGCCGCGGTCGATCTGTTCTCGAGCCAGGGCTACGACAAGACCAGCCTGCGCGAGATCGCCGAGCAGGTCGGGATCACCAAGGCGTCGCTGTACTACCACTACTCGTCGAAGCAGGAGCTGCTCCGCGCGATCGTCGGCACCTTCCTGGACGAACTCTTCGAGGTACTGCGGCTGACCGAGACGATGGAGTGGTCCTCGGAGAACGAGCAGCAGGCGCTCGGCGCGTACGTCGACGTGGTCATCGCGCACCGGGCGACCGGTCCGACGCTGCTCCGCGACATCGCCGCCGTACTCGCCGCCTTCGGGGACGACCTCGACGAGTTGATCGGTCGGAGCCGGCGCTTCCAGTTGTGGCTGGCCGGGCCGGATCCGACGGCCGCCGATCGGCTGCGCGCGGCGGCCGCGGTGGAGACGGTCGGGGCGGCGATGTCCGCCGGGCTCGATCTCTCGGTCAGCGACGCGGAGATCCGCGCGGTGCTGCTGGACGCTGCTACCGCGGTTCTTGCTCGCCGTGGGACTCCGGTGAGCGAGTGA
- a CDS encoding MMPL family transporter yields the protein MFTKLGRFVVHNPWKVIAAWVVAAVAVIAFAPTLADVTTKDQAALLPDKYESVQAQKLAADAFGQTNDATASIVVKRNAGGELTAADQAQVTEVATKITAARIDRVTAAITGPQAVSPNKQVQIISVGLKGAPDEQAVLDAVQKIRDVTGSTLTGADLEYGVTGDAALMLDNQDAFDNAFIVVGIATVVLIIGLLLVIYRSPVAAFLPILTVGLVSAIAPGLIALVAKATDLQVTQDLQTILTVVLYGVGTDYILFLLFRFRERLRAGEQPKEALVHAVARVAEVIVSAAGAIVVAFSALLLAVFGGFKSLGPGLAIAVAVMAFAAITLVPAVVSLLGPKVFWPSKSWQKTPKGAMFKRFGAFTARRPAVVAAISGGVMVVLALGSLGMKVDYDAFSQLPDGTESSRAIKDLQAGFPAGALNPTTVYVKSTDGTPLDPAALTTYAGKLAKVDGVGGVLPAGADGSMALLNKDKTVAQLNVVLKDAPYANASLDLVDGKLREAAHAEAPAGTTTLLGGVTASYTDIRDANSRDLSVIFPVAGGLIALILALLLRSLIAPLVLMFAVVLSFFSSIGATVFVFQGAAGHAGVTFSLPIMLYLFVVAIGTDYNILMIARLREEAERGTDPRTAADRAIEHGGPSVAAAGLILAGTFSSLMLAGMALLTEMGFSVAAGIVISAFVMSSFLVPSVIALLGPRAWWPRRMKVSSAAPEERELQPVG from the coding sequence GTGTTCACCAAACTCGGACGCTTCGTCGTCCACAACCCGTGGAAGGTGATCGCCGCCTGGGTGGTCGCGGCGGTGGCCGTGATCGCGTTCGCGCCGACGCTCGCAGACGTCACCACCAAGGACCAGGCGGCGCTGCTGCCCGACAAGTACGAATCGGTGCAGGCGCAGAAACTGGCCGCCGACGCGTTCGGGCAGACCAACGACGCGACCGCCAGCATCGTCGTCAAGCGGAACGCGGGCGGCGAACTGACCGCGGCCGACCAGGCCCAGGTCACCGAAGTGGCAACCAAGATCACCGCGGCGAGGATCGACCGGGTCACCGCCGCGATCACCGGCCCGCAGGCGGTCTCGCCGAACAAGCAGGTCCAGATCATCAGCGTCGGCCTCAAGGGCGCGCCGGACGAGCAGGCTGTACTGGACGCCGTACAGAAGATCCGGGACGTCACCGGCTCCACGCTCACCGGCGCCGATCTCGAGTACGGCGTGACCGGCGACGCGGCGCTGATGCTCGACAACCAGGACGCGTTCGACAACGCGTTCATCGTGGTCGGAATCGCGACCGTCGTGCTGATCATCGGCCTGCTGCTGGTGATCTACCGCAGCCCGGTCGCCGCGTTCCTGCCGATCCTGACCGTCGGTCTGGTGTCGGCGATCGCGCCCGGCCTGATCGCGCTGGTCGCGAAGGCGACCGATCTGCAGGTCACGCAGGACCTGCAGACGATCCTGACCGTCGTGCTGTACGGCGTCGGCACCGACTACATCCTGTTCCTGCTGTTCCGGTTCCGCGAGCGACTCCGCGCGGGCGAGCAGCCGAAGGAAGCGCTGGTGCACGCGGTCGCCCGGGTCGCCGAGGTGATCGTGTCGGCGGCGGGCGCGATCGTCGTCGCTTTCAGCGCCCTGCTGCTCGCGGTGTTCGGCGGGTTCAAGAGCCTCGGCCCGGGTCTCGCGATCGCGGTCGCGGTGATGGCGTTCGCGGCGATCACCCTGGTCCCGGCGGTCGTCTCGCTGCTCGGCCCGAAGGTGTTCTGGCCGTCGAAGTCGTGGCAGAAGACGCCGAAGGGCGCGATGTTCAAGCGGTTCGGCGCGTTCACCGCGAGGCGTCCGGCAGTGGTCGCGGCGATCTCCGGCGGCGTGATGGTCGTGCTCGCACTCGGCTCGCTCGGGATGAAGGTCGACTACGACGCGTTCAGCCAGCTGCCGGACGGCACCGAGTCGTCCCGCGCGATCAAGGACCTGCAGGCGGGCTTCCCGGCCGGCGCGCTGAACCCGACCACGGTCTACGTCAAGAGCACCGACGGTACGCCGCTGGATCCGGCCGCGCTCACGACGTACGCCGGGAAGCTGGCGAAGGTCGACGGTGTCGGCGGAGTGCTTCCGGCCGGCGCGGACGGCAGCATGGCGCTGCTGAACAAGGACAAGACCGTTGCCCAGCTCAACGTCGTACTCAAGGATGCGCCGTACGCGAACGCGTCGCTGGATCTCGTCGACGGGAAGCTCCGGGAGGCCGCGCACGCCGAGGCGCCGGCCGGGACGACCACGCTGCTCGGCGGCGTGACCGCCAGCTACACCGACATCCGGGATGCCAACAGCCGGGACCTCTCGGTGATCTTCCCGGTCGCCGGCGGGCTGATCGCGCTCATCCTCGCGCTGTTGCTGCGGTCGCTGATCGCGCCGCTGGTGCTGATGTTCGCGGTGGTGCTGAGCTTCTTCAGCTCGATCGGCGCGACGGTGTTCGTGTTCCAGGGCGCCGCCGGCCACGCGGGTGTGACGTTCTCGCTGCCGATCATGCTGTACCTGTTCGTCGTTGCCATCGGCACCGACTACAACATCCTGATGATCGCCCGGTTGCGCGAGGAGGCCGAACGCGGGACGGATCCACGGACCGCGGCCGACCGCGCGATCGAGCACGGCGGCCCGTCGGTGGCGGCGGCCGGGCTGATCCTGGCCGGCACGTTCTCGTCACTGATGCTGGCCGGTATGGCGCTGCTCACCGAGATGGGGTTCTCGGTCGCGGCCGGCATCGTGATCTCGGCGTTCGTGATGTCGAGCTTCCTCGTGCCGAGCGTGATCGCCCTGCTCGGTCCCCGCGCCTGGTGGCCGCGCCGGATGAAGGTCAGCTCAGCTGCCCCCGAGGAGCGTGAGCTCCAACCGGTCGGCTGA
- the yczE gene encoding membrane protein YczE, whose amino-acid sequence MTATSDAPPRQLAPLNPIQQLKAGHLPRRLVQLYVGLTLYGASMGLMIQGNLGLDPWDVFHSGITKHIPLSFGTVVIAMSFVVLLAWIPLRQWPGLGTISNAIVIGLVTDLTLATVDRPDALWLRIVFMLSGVVLNALAGALYIGAQFGPGPRDGLMTGLVRRTGLSVRLVRTTLELTVLAVGFLLGGVIGVGTVVYALSIGPLVHVLLPIFTVRLKRN is encoded by the coding sequence GTGACCGCCACCTCCGATGCCCCGCCGCGTCAGCTCGCGCCCCTCAACCCGATCCAGCAGCTGAAGGCAGGCCACCTCCCGCGCCGCCTGGTGCAGCTGTACGTCGGCCTGACGCTGTACGGCGCCTCGATGGGCCTGATGATCCAGGGCAACCTCGGCCTCGACCCTTGGGACGTGTTCCACTCCGGCATCACCAAGCACATCCCGCTCAGCTTCGGGACCGTGGTGATCGCGATGAGCTTCGTCGTACTGCTCGCCTGGATACCGTTGCGCCAGTGGCCCGGTCTCGGCACGATCAGCAACGCGATCGTGATCGGCCTGGTCACCGACCTGACGCTGGCCACCGTCGACCGCCCGGATGCGCTCTGGCTGCGGATCGTGTTCATGCTGTCCGGTGTCGTCCTCAACGCGCTGGCCGGCGCCCTCTACATCGGCGCCCAGTTCGGCCCCGGTCCCCGCGACGGCCTGATGACCGGCCTGGTACGCCGTACCGGTCTGAGCGTCCGCCTGGTTCGTACCACGCTCGAGCTGACCGTCCTCGCGGTCGGCTTCCTTCTCGGCGGTGTCATCGGCGTCGGCACCGTGGTGTACGCCCTCTCGATCGGCCCACTGGTTCACGTCCTGCTGCCGATCTTCACCGTCCGCCTGAAGCGCAACTGA
- the yczR gene encoding MocR-like transcription factor YczR has product MRARYLPASTLSGLLGEWADGTGPAYRVLAERLRLLIADGRIMPGSRLPSERELTEALGVSRTTVASAYRSLRDSGYLTSRRGSGSVTALPSKIEPELGRHHAPGIDTDGLYDFTCAAPAAVPGISTAVASAAGELPTHLLTPGYHPQGLPVLRSEIAAAYCERGLPTSADQIIVTAGALAATSIAVRAITQIGDRVLTESPTHPNSVDAIRRSGGRVVAVPMSPGGWDLPLLEATIRQTAPRAAWMVVDFQNPTGFLMSAADRQRLARAFARARTTAIVDETLFELSLDGQEMPPPFASYDPDGVITVGSVSKSFWGGLRIGWMRVPEAMVARVLDARASMDLGAPVLEQLVVADLLRRRSTLLPERRASLAQRRDALAEAVSAELPSWKFRLPSGGLSLWCELPEPVGSSLVGVAQRNGALLVAGSRFSPDGGLESFIRLPFTLDVDSLREGTTRLATSYASLTTGATPTHRPGTMIA; this is encoded by the coding sequence ATGCGAGCGCGTTATCTTCCTGCCAGCACGTTAAGCGGCCTGCTCGGCGAGTGGGCCGACGGGACCGGTCCGGCGTACCGCGTCCTGGCCGAGCGGCTCCGGCTGCTGATCGCGGACGGGCGGATCATGCCCGGTTCCCGGCTGCCGAGCGAGCGCGAGCTGACCGAGGCCCTGGGCGTCAGCCGTACGACGGTGGCCTCCGCGTATCGCTCGTTGCGTGACAGCGGTTACCTGACGAGCCGGCGTGGTTCGGGGAGCGTCACCGCGCTGCCGTCGAAGATCGAGCCGGAACTCGGGCGGCACCACGCGCCCGGGATCGACACCGACGGGCTCTACGACTTCACCTGCGCGGCGCCGGCCGCGGTGCCGGGAATCAGTACTGCGGTGGCGTCGGCGGCCGGCGAGCTGCCGACACACCTCCTCACGCCCGGGTACCACCCACAGGGCCTGCCGGTCCTGCGTTCCGAGATCGCGGCGGCGTACTGCGAACGCGGGTTGCCGACGTCGGCGGATCAGATCATCGTCACCGCCGGGGCGCTCGCCGCGACGTCGATCGCGGTACGGGCGATCACGCAGATCGGCGACCGCGTCCTCACCGAGAGCCCGACGCATCCGAACTCGGTGGACGCGATCCGGCGCAGCGGCGGCCGTGTGGTCGCCGTACCGATGTCGCCCGGCGGCTGGGACCTGCCTTTGCTGGAGGCAACGATTCGGCAGACGGCGCCGCGGGCGGCGTGGATGGTGGTGGACTTCCAGAATCCGACCGGTTTCCTGATGTCCGCGGCGGATCGGCAGCGGCTGGCGCGGGCGTTCGCGCGGGCGCGGACGACGGCGATCGTGGACGAGACGCTGTTCGAGCTGTCGCTGGACGGGCAGGAGATGCCGCCGCCGTTCGCGTCATACGACCCGGACGGGGTGATCACGGTCGGATCGGTGAGCAAGTCGTTCTGGGGCGGCTTGCGGATCGGGTGGATGCGAGTGCCGGAGGCGATGGTCGCGCGCGTGCTGGACGCGCGGGCGTCGATGGATCTCGGTGCGCCGGTGCTGGAGCAGTTGGTCGTCGCGGACCTGCTGCGGCGCCGCTCCACCTTGCTGCCGGAGCGCCGGGCGTCGCTGGCGCAGCGGCGAGACGCACTGGCCGAAGCGGTGTCCGCCGAGCTCCCGTCGTGGAAGTTCCGGCTGCCGTCGGGTGGGCTGTCGCTCTGGTGCGAGCTTCCCGAACCGGTCGGCTCCAGCCTGGTCGGCGTCGCTCAGCGCAACGGCGCCCTCCTGGTCGCCGGCTCCCGCTTCTCCCCCGACGGCGGCCTCGAGTCCTTCATCCGCCTCCCGTTCACCCTCGACGTGGACTCACTACGCGAGGGCACCACCCGCCTAGCCACGTCCTACGCCTCCCTAACCACCGGCGCCACCCCCACCCACCGCCCCGGCACGATGATCGCGTAG
- the msrA gene encoding peptide-methionine (S)-S-oxide reductase MsrA encodes MSFFTRNTAMVEPAAALPGRPTAGFAVPDENIVLHTPQTAAAPEGFEEVWFGTGCFWGTEEIFWQQPGVYTTAVGYAGGYSPNPSYEEVCTGRTGHTEAVRVVYDPTKTTFTDLLKVFWETHDPTQGMRQGNDLGSQYRSAIYYTNDAQRAEAERTRDLYAPVIKPLGYDDITTEIAPATTFYYAEGYHQQYLHKNPNGYRCHSNTGAKFPS; translated from the coding sequence ATGTCGTTCTTCACCCGCAACACCGCCATGGTCGAGCCGGCGGCCGCGCTCCCCGGCCGGCCCACCGCCGGCTTCGCCGTACCGGACGAGAACATCGTCCTGCACACGCCGCAGACCGCTGCCGCACCTGAGGGCTTCGAGGAGGTCTGGTTCGGCACCGGATGCTTCTGGGGCACCGAGGAGATCTTCTGGCAGCAGCCGGGCGTGTACACCACGGCCGTCGGGTACGCGGGCGGTTACAGCCCGAACCCGTCGTACGAGGAGGTCTGCACCGGCCGCACCGGTCACACGGAGGCCGTCCGGGTCGTGTACGACCCGACCAAGACCACCTTCACCGACCTGCTGAAGGTCTTCTGGGAGACCCACGACCCGACCCAGGGCATGCGCCAGGGCAACGACCTCGGTTCGCAGTACCGCTCGGCGATCTACTACACCAACGACGCCCAGCGCGCCGAGGCCGAACGCACCCGCGACCTCTACGCCCCCGTCATCAAGCCCCTCGGCTACGACGACATCACCACCGAAATAGCCCCCGCCACCACGTTCTACTACGCCGAGGGCTACCACCAGCAGTACCTTCACAAGAACCCCAACGGGTATCGGTGCCACAGCAACACCGGGGCTAAGTTCCCCAGCTGA
- a CDS encoding lysylphosphatidylglycerol synthase transmembrane domain-containing protein → MAGGAAILAVLVWRVGTGPLVDGLRLTTGWSLAAAFAITSLTTLCCAWRWRLVAGGLGVEVPLRTAVAAYYRSQFLNATLPGGIMGDVHRAVRHGHEVGDLGRSLRAVAWERASGFAVQIVLTAGVLVLLPWPAGSLVPSVAVTVIAAVALIAVLIRRRLTSRIGRAFTSDLRDAVLAPRAWPGIVLASTVAALGHAAVFLIAVRATGADVSLARLLPLALVVLTASAVPTNIAGWGPREGAAAWAFSSIGLGAPLGLTVAVVYGVLALAATLPGAVVLVVARRSAVYA, encoded by the coding sequence GTGGCGGGCGGCGCCGCGATCCTCGCCGTTCTCGTGTGGCGGGTGGGCACGGGCCCCTTGGTGGACGGGCTCCGGCTGACGACCGGTTGGTCGCTCGCCGCGGCCTTCGCGATCACGTCGTTGACCACGTTGTGCTGCGCCTGGCGGTGGAGGCTCGTCGCCGGCGGGCTCGGCGTCGAGGTGCCGCTGAGAACCGCGGTGGCTGCGTACTACCGGTCCCAGTTTCTCAACGCCACGCTGCCCGGCGGGATCATGGGCGACGTACACCGCGCCGTGCGCCACGGGCACGAGGTCGGCGACCTGGGCCGGAGTCTGCGGGCCGTCGCGTGGGAGCGGGCGTCGGGATTTGCGGTACAGATCGTGCTGACGGCGGGCGTGCTGGTCCTGCTGCCCTGGCCCGCGGGCTCCCTTGTTCCTTCGGTCGCCGTGACGGTCATCGCCGCTGTGGCGCTGATCGCCGTACTCATCCGACGTCGCCTCACCTCGCGGATCGGACGCGCCTTCACCAGCGATCTCCGCGATGCGGTCCTCGCGCCGCGGGCCTGGCCTGGCATTGTGCTCGCCTCTACCGTCGCTGCGCTCGGCCACGCCGCCGTATTCCTGATCGCAGTGCGAGCGACCGGAGCGGACGTGTCGTTGGCTCGGCTGCTGCCTCTGGCACTGGTCGTGCTGACGGCCTCGGCGGTGCCGACGAACATCGCAGGCTGGGGCCCGCGCGAGGGCGCGGCCGCATGGGCGTTCAGTTCGATCGGACTGGGCGCGCCGCTGGGCCTCACCGTCGCGGTGGTGTACGGCGTACTCGCGCTGGCCGCAACCCTGCCCGGAGCCGTCGTCCTGGTGGTTGCGCGCCGGAGTGCTGTATATGCCTGA
- a CDS encoding CDP-alcohol phosphatidyltransferase family protein yields the protein MRSILTGPLAGFACLLVLLGVLAAVTGLDVAGWATGVASGAGLAALTARSMAHHRRDGLGPADRVTLARAVLACGVAALTADSFDGETPVAIFVALSTIALILDGVDGRIARRTGTVSAFGARFDMEVDSFLVVVLSVYVAQTMGLWVMAFGAARYVFVAAGWALPWLRGSLPPRYWAKVVAAIVGIVLTLAAARILPDAVTTVVLLIALGLLAESFGRHTWGLWRLAGRPPSTRATVTSVLAVLLVWAALLVPDHTDDLSPAAFLRIPLEGLVFVVLVCVLPSRLARILALIGGFLVGVLMITRLLDRGFYFAFDRVFHPVYDAAYAGSALSLLGDSIGRVGALAVFIGAGVLCVALLALLPLSAVRVTRLVARHRRPTIRIVAVLAAISIVPTLTGAWPVRQLASASAARLTTQVRDDLRDQREFVRALEQDPFRDTPDTDFLTGLRGKDVLLVFVESYGRTALDSPVVGSALEAGDRRLQQAGFSSRSGFLTSPTFGGLSWLAHSTLQSGLWVNNQQRYDHLVTLDRLTLTDAFGRAGWRTIADVPSNDKDWSVAKSYYHYDMVYDRRNVGYAGPSFSYASMPDQYTLAALQRLELGKQNRAPVMAEVDLVSSHTPWAPLPRLVDWSRVGDGSVFDPMPAEGDSPEDVWRQPDHVKAAYAQSIAYSLDALTSFVQQLDDRNLVLVVLGDHQPASIVSGNGASHDVPVSIIAADPAVTDRAADWGWRDGLRPDGSAPVWPMDTFRDRFLTAYGR from the coding sequence GTGCGCAGCATCCTGACCGGCCCGCTCGCCGGCTTCGCTTGTCTGCTCGTGCTCCTGGGCGTACTCGCAGCAGTCACCGGCCTCGATGTCGCCGGCTGGGCGACCGGCGTCGCCTCCGGAGCCGGCCTTGCCGCGCTGACCGCCCGCTCCATGGCGCATCACCGTCGTGACGGGTTGGGGCCCGCGGACAGAGTGACACTGGCTCGCGCGGTCCTCGCTTGCGGCGTCGCGGCCCTCACGGCGGACTCGTTCGACGGCGAGACGCCGGTGGCGATTTTCGTGGCGCTCTCGACGATCGCGCTGATCCTCGACGGGGTGGACGGCCGGATCGCTCGGCGTACCGGCACCGTTTCGGCGTTCGGGGCGCGCTTCGACATGGAAGTCGACTCGTTCCTCGTTGTGGTCCTGAGCGTGTACGTCGCACAGACGATGGGCTTGTGGGTGATGGCATTCGGTGCCGCCCGCTACGTGTTCGTCGCTGCCGGCTGGGCGCTGCCGTGGCTGCGCGGCTCGCTCCCGCCCCGCTACTGGGCCAAGGTCGTCGCCGCGATCGTGGGCATCGTGCTGACCCTCGCGGCTGCCCGCATCCTGCCCGATGCCGTGACCACAGTGGTGCTGCTGATCGCGCTGGGACTGCTGGCCGAGTCGTTCGGCCGGCACACCTGGGGGCTCTGGCGCCTGGCCGGACGCCCGCCGAGCACTCGTGCCACCGTGACGTCGGTGCTGGCGGTGCTCCTGGTCTGGGCTGCGCTCCTCGTGCCGGACCACACCGACGACCTGTCACCGGCCGCCTTCCTCCGGATCCCGCTCGAGGGCCTGGTGTTCGTCGTCCTCGTCTGCGTACTGCCGTCGAGACTCGCGCGGATCCTCGCGCTGATCGGCGGTTTCCTCGTCGGGGTGCTGATGATCACGCGGCTGCTCGACAGAGGCTTCTACTTCGCCTTCGACCGCGTCTTCCACCCCGTCTACGACGCGGCGTACGCCGGCTCCGCGCTGAGCCTGCTCGGCGACTCGATCGGCCGCGTCGGCGCCCTCGCAGTCTTCATCGGAGCCGGAGTCCTCTGCGTTGCCCTGCTCGCCCTACTGCCGCTGTCGGCAGTGCGGGTGACAAGGCTCGTGGCGAGACACCGGCGGCCGACGATCCGGATCGTTGCCGTCCTGGCCGCGATCTCGATCGTGCCCACCCTGACCGGCGCCTGGCCTGTACGACAGCTCGCCTCGGCCTCCGCCGCTCGGCTCACCACGCAGGTCCGTGACGACCTCCGCGACCAGCGGGAGTTCGTACGAGCGCTCGAGCAGGATCCGTTCCGCGACACCCCGGACACCGACTTTCTGACCGGCCTGAGAGGGAAGGACGTGCTCCTGGTCTTCGTCGAGAGCTACGGACGTACGGCGCTCGACTCTCCTGTAGTCGGGTCGGCGCTCGAGGCCGGGGACCGGCGGCTGCAGCAGGCAGGCTTCTCCTCGCGCAGCGGCTTCCTCACCTCGCCGACCTTCGGCGGCCTCAGTTGGCTGGCGCACTCCACCCTGCAGTCCGGGTTGTGGGTGAACAACCAGCAGCGGTACGACCACCTCGTCACCCTCGACCGGCTCACTCTCACCGACGCGTTCGGCCGCGCCGGCTGGCGGACAATCGCCGACGTACCGTCCAACGACAAGGACTGGTCGGTGGCGAAGTCGTACTACCACTACGACATGGTCTACGACCGCCGCAACGTGGGGTACGCCGGGCCGTCGTTCAGCTATGCCTCGATGCCTGACCAATACACCCTGGCCGCGCTCCAGCGGCTGGAGTTGGGGAAACAGAACCGCGCTCCTGTCATGGCCGAGGTCGACCTGGTTTCCAGCCATACGCCCTGGGCACCGCTCCCCCGCCTCGTCGACTGGAGCCGGGTGGGCGACGGCTCGGTCTTCGACCCGATGCCGGCCGAGGGCGACTCACCGGAAGACGTATGGCGGCAGCCGGACCATGTGAAGGCCGCCTACGCACAGTCCATCGCCTACTCGCTCGACGCGCTGACCTCGTTCGTACAGCAGCTCGACGACCGCAACCTGGTGCTCGTCGTCCTCGGCGACCATCAGCCGGCCAGCATCGTCTCGGGCAATGGGGCGAGCCACGACGTGCCGGTGAGTATCATCGCCGCCGACCCAGCCGTGACGGACCGCGCAGCGGACTGGGGCTGGCGGGACGGGCTGCGGCCGGACGGCAGCGCACCGGTCTGGCCGATGGACACCTTCCGAGACCGTTTCCTCACCGCCTACGGCCGCTAG